One region of Paraburkholderia phymatum STM815 genomic DNA includes:
- a CDS encoding LysR family transcriptional regulator: MDLKQIQYFIALFEDGSVTRAAKRLNIVQPALSMQIAKLEEELHQQLFERGAHGMAPTAAGRLMYRLFLPIMRDLAHARQQLVQRDEIITGHVTIGLIASVTESVLADSLSRFHARYPHVEVTVADGYSATFIDWVAGGQLDAALINKPRARLSLDSQPLHDEEMVLATSAAHGPDLPHSIELAQLPELELVLPTKRHGLRGVLDTAAQHEDVLLAPRFEIDVLSTIVALVEKTRFATILPRIVVGRAVREGTLRAYPILAPRIVRHIVRVSHPRRPLSAAAEALIAIIADELRQVSTAADIGVPQASSEPAG; this comes from the coding sequence ATGGACCTCAAGCAAATCCAGTATTTCATCGCGTTGTTCGAAGACGGATCGGTGACGCGCGCAGCCAAGCGGCTCAACATCGTGCAGCCGGCGCTCAGCATGCAGATCGCCAAACTGGAAGAGGAACTGCATCAGCAACTGTTCGAGCGCGGCGCGCACGGAATGGCACCGACGGCCGCGGGCCGCCTGATGTACCGCCTCTTTCTGCCCATCATGCGCGACCTCGCGCACGCGCGGCAGCAGCTCGTACAGCGCGACGAGATCATCACGGGGCATGTAACGATCGGACTGATCGCATCGGTGACCGAAAGCGTGCTCGCGGATTCGCTGTCGCGCTTTCACGCGCGCTATCCGCATGTCGAAGTGACGGTGGCCGACGGTTATAGTGCAACGTTCATCGACTGGGTGGCGGGCGGGCAACTCGATGCCGCGCTGATCAACAAGCCGCGCGCGCGGCTGTCGCTCGATTCCCAACCGCTGCACGACGAGGAGATGGTGCTTGCGACAAGCGCGGCGCACGGTCCCGACCTGCCTCACTCGATCGAGCTTGCGCAACTGCCTGAACTCGAACTGGTGTTGCCTACCAAGCGCCACGGCTTGCGCGGTGTACTCGATACGGCAGCCCAGCACGAAGATGTGTTGCTCGCGCCGCGCTTCGAGATCGATGTGCTGTCGACCATTGTCGCGCTCGTCGAAAAGACGCGCTTTGCGACGATCCTGCCACGCATCGTGGTTGGGCGTGCGGTGCGCGAAGGCACGTTGCGTGCATATCCCATCCTCGCGCCGCGCATCGTGCGCCACATCGTGCGGGTGAGCCATCCGCGCCGCCCGCTTAGCGCTGCCGCCGAAGCGCTGATCGCGATCATCGCCGACGAATTGCGCCAGGTCTCGACTGCCGCGGACATCGGCGTGCCGCAGGCGTCCAGCGAACCGGCGGGATGA
- a CDS encoding ABC transporter substrate-binding protein, which translates to MRLFKESVRFACLSAVVGLLALAGCTKVATPGQDAATGSTLQAVLQRGTLRVGDCLTFAPFGFYDKSGQPDGYDVDLAKELAKQMGVKLEMVNTTSANRIPNLQTAKVDVVFCNFTRNLERAKEIAFTTPYVVASEALLVKKSSGIQSVKDMSGHTIATVKGSTNGDEVRALGIPVKIQEFDSSEAAILAVKQGQADAMIEDNNFLAYQAKLDPELTVTNEALVPLEYNAFGVKAGDQVWLNYLNLFLFNINASKLNAQLYTKWFGTGPRYPLNPQF; encoded by the coding sequence ATGAGACTGTTCAAAGAAAGCGTAAGGTTCGCCTGTTTGTCCGCCGTCGTCGGTCTGCTCGCACTCGCCGGTTGCACCAAGGTCGCAACGCCCGGCCAGGACGCCGCGACAGGCTCGACCTTGCAGGCCGTCCTGCAACGCGGCACGCTGCGTGTGGGCGACTGCCTGACCTTCGCGCCATTCGGCTTCTACGACAAGAGCGGGCAACCGGACGGCTACGACGTCGACCTCGCGAAAGAACTGGCGAAGCAGATGGGCGTGAAGCTCGAAATGGTCAACACGACGAGTGCAAACCGCATTCCGAATCTGCAGACCGCCAAGGTCGACGTGGTGTTCTGCAACTTCACGCGCAATCTCGAGCGTGCAAAGGAAATCGCGTTCACGACGCCTTATGTCGTCGCGAGCGAAGCGCTGCTCGTCAAGAAGAGCAGCGGCATTCAGTCGGTCAAGGACATGTCGGGCCATACGATCGCGACGGTCAAGGGTTCGACGAACGGCGACGAAGTGCGTGCGCTAGGCATCCCCGTGAAGATCCAGGAATTCGACAGCTCGGAAGCGGCCATTCTCGCCGTGAAGCAGGGCCAGGCCGACGCGATGATCGAGGACAACAACTTCCTCGCCTATCAGGCGAAGCTGGACCCGGAGCTGACCGTTACCAACGAAGCCCTCGTGCCGCTCGAATACAACGCGTTCGGTGTGAAGGCTGGCGATCAGGTCTGGCTGAATTACCTGAACCTGTTCCTGTTCAACATCAACGCGTCGAAGCTCAACGCGCAGCTATACACGAAATGGTTCGGCACTGGGCCTCGTTATCCGTTGAACCCGCAGTTCTAA
- a CDS encoding amino acid ABC transporter permease codes for MSYQWLTLWGYVPEFFQAAWLTLQVTLLAFCVALILGLLTALAGASHLVPLRVVSRGYIELIRNTPVLLQIFIVFFGLPSLGVNLSAYTAGVIALGVNVGAYMAEVFRAGIQSVPRGQIEAAGILGLGRSQVFIEVVLPQAARAVYPAIVNNLIQLLLGTSLLSAIALPELTGTATVINARTLLYIQTFSVTLIAYLILSNCLSWVAAQIGARVFHPPLMLKRHTRKRLWLIPRQANRT; via the coding sequence ATGAGTTATCAATGGCTGACCCTGTGGGGCTATGTGCCCGAGTTCTTCCAGGCCGCGTGGCTCACGTTGCAGGTCACGCTGCTCGCATTCTGCGTCGCGCTGATTCTGGGTCTGCTGACAGCGCTCGCGGGCGCTTCGCATCTCGTGCCGCTGCGAGTCGTCTCGCGAGGCTATATCGAGCTGATCCGCAATACGCCCGTTCTGCTGCAGATTTTCATCGTGTTCTTCGGTTTGCCGTCACTGGGTGTGAATCTGAGCGCGTACACGGCGGGCGTGATCGCGCTGGGCGTGAACGTGGGTGCGTATATGGCGGAGGTCTTCCGTGCGGGCATTCAATCGGTACCGCGCGGGCAGATCGAGGCAGCCGGCATACTCGGCCTCGGACGTTCGCAGGTTTTTATCGAAGTCGTGTTGCCTCAAGCCGCGCGTGCCGTGTATCCGGCAATCGTCAACAACCTGATCCAGCTGCTGCTCGGCACGTCGCTGCTGTCGGCAATCGCGTTGCCTGAACTGACAGGCACGGCGACCGTGATCAATGCACGCACGCTGCTCTATATCCAGACGTTCTCGGTCACGCTGATCGCGTATCTGATCCTGAGCAACTGTCTGTCATGGGTCGCGGCGCAGATCGGCGCGCGCGTGTTCCACCCGCCCCTCATGCTGAAGCGCCACACGCGCAAGCGGCTGTGGCTGATTCCGCGTCAGGCGAACCGCACGTGA
- a CDS encoding amino acid ABC transporter permease: MSTELLTTSLSILLQGLVATLLLSAASIVGGTLIGLLAAVLRSFGPWGSARVAKLYTELFRGTPVLITLMFIYFGVSYFGYAIDVFAAGVVGLSVYQGAYIAEVFRSGIEAVPKGQWEVSQILGLGKMQTFFSVVLPQTGKIVLPPLIGQYLSLIKDTSIVSMIGMSELMHGGQAIVDRVGKPVEIYGLVAILYFVVCFPLSQWVRHHDRRSLLS; encoded by the coding sequence ATGTCAACCGAACTGCTGACGACCAGCCTGTCGATCCTGCTTCAGGGACTGGTCGCAACCCTGCTGCTTTCCGCGGCATCGATCGTAGGCGGCACGCTGATCGGCCTGCTCGCCGCCGTATTGCGCTCATTCGGGCCGTGGGGCAGCGCGCGCGTCGCGAAGCTCTACACCGAACTGTTTCGCGGCACGCCCGTGCTCATCACGCTGATGTTCATCTACTTCGGCGTGTCGTACTTCGGCTATGCAATCGATGTGTTCGCAGCGGGCGTGGTCGGCTTGAGCGTGTACCAGGGCGCCTATATCGCCGAAGTGTTCCGCTCGGGCATCGAAGCCGTGCCCAAAGGGCAATGGGAAGTCTCGCAGATTCTCGGCCTCGGCAAGATGCAGACGTTCTTCTCGGTCGTGCTGCCGCAGACGGGCAAGATCGTGTTGCCGCCGCTGATCGGGCAGTATCTGTCGTTGATCAAGGACACGTCGATCGTCAGCATGATCGGCATGTCCGAGCTGATGCACGGCGGTCAGGCCATCGTCGACCGCGTCGGCAAGCCGGTCGAAATCTACGGGCTCGTCGCCATACTGTATTTCGTCGTGTGTTTCCCGCTGTCGCAGTGGGTGCGCCACCATGATCGTAGGAGCCTGTTGTCATGA